The Lactuca sativa cultivar Salinas chromosome 2, Lsat_Salinas_v11, whole genome shotgun sequence genome includes a window with the following:
- the LOC111905734 gene encoding uncharacterized protein LOC111905734 gives MTTTPMTIVLQIDPFCNCEGHIHQVKKTLRDIGGVKLLAMNPEMGKFTILTAKHPEVIKFAFTQTFRKKNIILSLEHPNQLPGFNNPDNLMNISRQTPVSFATPLGTADVHDIAKAFVTMSHAKGLKAMEFTQSNTIKMNFTNRDNDQPSTSRSSLIHNVRDDHDGVHVKYDGFEYGPPLPPPPPNTTKPSAPLIPTTENYVYGHPAELYGVPRSSRYDDPHGCCTIL, from the coding sequence ATGACGACCACTCCAATGACAATTGTTCTTCAAATCGATCCGTTCTGTAACTGTGAAGGACACATACATCAGGTGAAGAAGACACTCCGTGATATTGGAGGTGTCAAATTGTTAGCAATGAACCCTGAAATGGGGAAATTCACCATCTTAACTGCTAAACACCCTGAagtaatcaaatttgcttttacTCAAACCTTTCGaaagaaaaatatcattttgtCACTAGAACATCCAAATCAATTGCCTGGTTTTAACAACCCAGATAACTTGATGAATATTAGTCGTCAAACTCCTGTTTCTTTTGCAACTCCTCTAGGTACTGCTGATGTTCATGATATAGCTAAAGCATTTGTGACAATGTCACATGCCAAAGGATTAAAAGCTATGGAAttcactcaatcaaatactattAAGATGAACTTCACTAATCGTGATAATGATCAACCATCTACCTCTAGATCATCTTTAATTCACAATGTTCGTGATGATCATGATGGTGTTCATGTTAAATATGATGGTTTTGAATATGGTCCTCCATTGCCACCACCTCCGCCAAATACTACTAAGCCATCAGCCCCACTCATTCCTACAACTGAAAATTATGTTTATGGGCATCCTGCTGAGTTATATGGTGTCCCAAGAAGTTCAAGGTATGATGATCCACATGGCTGTTGCACCATTCTTTGA